The following are encoded in a window of Megalops cyprinoides isolate fMegCyp1 chromosome 16, fMegCyp1.pri, whole genome shotgun sequence genomic DNA:
- the ttc1 gene encoding tetratricopeptide repeat protein 1, whose protein sequence is MESAMEVEALPEAVGALSVSEQHSGPDRGPGGQAAPKQDEDCFYDCQESLQEEGTPGNRGSLAEKGIKDTDKKRRSSREDGEGERGEGDREEEAEVLGATCAAQEEEEGGEGRGGDGEGEKESWTECSEEGERVSGEGGKDDSDLELKAEEVAEFDDEYLRDLEKDLTEEERESRRDESMKLKETGNAQFKKGEHAESEASYTAALRVCPVYYSKERSILFSNRAAARLHLDKKEEAIADCSKAIELNPNYIRAILRRAELYEKTDKLDEALEDYKAVLEKDPSVQQAKAACMRLPQQIQERNEKLKEEMIGKLKDLGNMFLRPFGLSTSNFQVNQDPSSGSYSVNFVQNPNNNNR, encoded by the exons ATGGAGTCTGCCATGGAGGTGGAGGCACTTCCTGAGGCAGTGGGTGCCCTGAGCGTCTCCGAACAGCACAGCGGCCCTGACAGGGGCCCCGGGGGCCAAGCGGCTCCCAAACAGGACGAGGACTGTTTCTATGACTGCCAGGAGTCTCTGCAGGAAGAGGGCACTCCAGGCAACAGAGGGAGCCTGGCAGAGAAAGGGATCAAGGACACGGAcaaaaagaggaggagcagtcgtgaggatggagagggagagaggggggagggagaccGGGAGGAAGAAGCCGAAGTTTTGGGAGCGACGTGtgcagctcaggaggaggaagaagggggggagggaagaggaggggatggggaaggagagaaggagagctgGACAGAGTGCAgcgaagagggagagagagtgtcgGGGGAGGGCGGGAAAGATGATTCTGACTTGGAGCTGAAGGCAGAAGAGGTGGCTGAGTTTGATGATGAATACCTCCGAGATCTGGAGAAAGACTTGAccgaggaggagagagag AGCCGGAGAGATGAGAGTATGAAGCTGAAAGAGACGGGGAATGCGCAGTTCAAGAAAGGAG AGCACGCTGAATCAGAGGCGTCctacactgcagccctcagGGTGTGCCCTGTGTACTACAGCAAGGAGAGGTCCATCCTGTTCTCCAACCGCGCTGCCGCTCGGCTGCACCTG GATAAGAAGGAGGAGGCCATAGCTGACTGCTCAAAAG CCATAGAGCTGAACCCCAACTACATCCGTGCGATCCTACGAAGGGCGGAGCTCTATGAGAAGACGGACAAGCTGGACGAAGCCCTGGAGGACTACAAGGCCGTGCTGGAGAAGGACCCCAGTGTTCAGCAGGCCAAGGCTGCATGCATG CGCCTGCCCCAGCAGATCCAGGAGCGGAACgagaagctgaaggaggagatgaTAG GCAAGCTGAAGGACTTGGGCAACATGTTCCTGCGACCCTTCGGTCTCTCGACCTCCAACTTCCAGGTCAACCAGGACCCCAGCAGCGGATCCTACTCCGTTAACTTTGTTCAGAAtcccaacaacaacaacagataG